A part of Cyanobacteria bacterium GSL.Bin1 genomic DNA contains:
- a CDS encoding alpha/beta fold hydrolase: MTSSSQLKTEVKTWTWRGYPITYRTCGEKGSAIVCIHGFGASSGHWRKNLPVLGASFRCYALDLIGFGGSAKPQPGTEIDYTFETWGEQIADFCQEVVGTPVFLVGNSIGCIAAMQAAVMHPEISLGVINLNISLRLLHERKRQALPWHRRFGAPIAQKILSYPPIGKWFFHQIAKPKTVRNVLLQAYQRPEAVTDELVEMLLAPAQDPGAAGVFVAFTNYSQGPLAEDLLPKLSCPVLILWGTDDPWEPVALGKELTGFPVVEDFIALPGLGHCPQDEAPEEVNPIIERWITTHSQNFNFS; this comes from the coding sequence ATGACATCTTCATCCCAGCTTAAAACAGAAGTGAAAACTTGGACCTGGCGCGGTTATCCCATTACTTATCGCACCTGTGGGGAGAAAGGGAGCGCGATCGTTTGTATTCATGGCTTTGGCGCTTCTTCTGGACACTGGCGGAAAAATTTACCGGTACTTGGAGCCTCCTTTCGCTGCTATGCTTTAGACTTAATTGGCTTTGGCGGTTCCGCTAAACCCCAACCCGGAACCGAAATTGATTATACGTTTGAAACTTGGGGCGAACAAATTGCTGATTTTTGCCAAGAAGTGGTAGGAACCCCGGTTTTTTTGGTGGGAAACTCCATTGGTTGTATCGCAGCGATGCAAGCGGCAGTGATGCACCCAGAAATCAGTTTAGGGGTAATTAACCTGAATATTTCTTTGCGACTCTTGCATGAACGGAAGCGACAAGCCTTACCGTGGCATCGTCGTTTTGGTGCGCCCATTGCCCAAAAAATCTTAAGCTATCCTCCCATCGGGAAATGGTTTTTCCATCAAATTGCCAAACCGAAGACTGTACGCAACGTTTTATTACAAGCCTATCAACGTCCAGAAGCAGTGACTGATGAACTCGTAGAGATGTTACTTGCCCCCGCTCAAGATCCTGGGGCAGCTGGAGTGTTTGTTGCCTTTACCAATTATTCTCAAGGTCCCCTGGCAGAAGATCTATTACCTAAGCTGAGTTGTCCAGTCCTTATTTTGTGGGGGACGGATGATCCTTGGGAACCTGTTGCTTTAGGTAAAGAATTAACTGGTTTTCCGGTGGTGGAAGATTTTATCGCTTTACCTGGATTGGGACATTGTCCTCAAGACGAAGCGCCAGAGGAAGTCAATCCCATTATTGAGCGTTGGATCACAACTCACAGCCAAAACTTCAACTTTTCTTAA
- the aroQ gene encoding type II 3-dehydroquinate dehydratase, with protein sequence MQQLQILVLHGPNLNLLGIREPSIYGVSSLEQINAALKNYGAELHSYVECQQHNSEGAMVEAIHGALENKDGIVINAGAYTHTSVAIRDALSGVKLPVVEVHLSNIYQRESFRHHSYIASIALGQISGFGAESYRLGLEALVRYLQSKKES encoded by the coding sequence GTGCAGCAGCTACAAATCTTAGTTTTACACGGCCCTAACTTAAACCTACTAGGTATTCGTGAACCCTCCATTTATGGAGTTTCAAGTTTAGAGCAAATTAATGCAGCTCTGAAAAATTATGGCGCAGAGCTGCATAGCTATGTGGAATGTCAACAGCATAACTCAGAAGGAGCAATGGTGGAGGCGATTCATGGTGCGCTAGAAAACAAGGATGGCATTGTTATTAATGCTGGAGCTTATACGCACACAAGTGTAGCCATTCGTGATGCTTTATCAGGCGTGAAACTTCCTGTAGTGGAAGTTCATTTAAGCAATATTTACCAAAGGGAATCATTCCGCCACCATTCATACATAGCATCAATTGCCCTCGGTCAAATCAGTGGGTTTGGTGCAGAGAGCTATCGCTTAGGATTAGAAGCGCTTGTCCGTTATTTGCAAAGTAAAAAAGAGAGTTAA